Proteins encoded together in one Carassius auratus strain Wakin chromosome 32, ASM336829v1, whole genome shotgun sequence window:
- the LOC113051254 gene encoding serine/threonine-protein phosphatase PP1-beta catalytic subunit, translating into MAEGDLDVDSLISRLLEVRGCRPGKIVQMTEAEVRGLCIKSREIFLSQPILLELEAPLKICGDIHGQYTDLLRLFEYGGFPPEANYLFLGDYVDRGKQSLETICLLLAYKIKYPENFFLLRGNHECASINRIYGFYDECKRRFNIKLWKTFTDCFNCLPIAAIVDEKIFCCHGGLSPDLQSMEQIRRIMRPTDVPDTGLLCDLLWSDPDKDVQGWGENDRGVSFTFGADVVSKFLNRHDLDLICRAHQVVEDGYEFFAKRQLVTLFSAPNYCGEFDNAGGMMSVDETLMCSFQILKPSEKKAKYQYGGMNSGRPVTPPRTATPPKKR; encoded by the exons ATGGCGGAGGGGGATCTGGACGTGGATTCTCTGATCTCCAGACTGCTGGAGG TGCGAGGATGCCGTCCAGGGAAGATCGTTCAGATGACGGAGGCAGAGGTTCGGGGTTTGTGCATTAAGTCGCGTGAGATCTTCCTGAGTCAGCCGATCCTGCTGGAGCTGGAGGCTCCTCTGAAGATCTGCG GGGACATCCACGGCCAGTACACCGATCTGCTGCGGCTCTTCGAGTACGGAGGCTTCCCTCCCGAGGCCAACTATCTGTTTCTGGGGGATTACGTGGACCGAGGGAAGCAGTCTCTGGAGACCATCTGTCTGCTGCTGGCCTACAAGATCAAGTACCCCGAGAACTTCTTCCTGCTCCGCGGGAACCACGAGTGCGCCTCCATCAACCGCATCTACGGCTTCTACGACGAGT GCAAGCGCAGGTTTAACATCAAACTGTGGAAGACGTTCACCGACTGCTTCAACTGTCTGCCGATCGCTGCTATCGTGGACGAGAAGATCTTCTGCTGTCACGGAG GGCTTTCTCCAGATCTGCAGTCGATGGAGCAGATCAGACGCATCATGAGACCCACAGACGTCCCTGACacag ggCTGCTGTGTGATCTGCTGTGGTCAGATCCTGATAAAGATGTTCAGGGTTGGGGAGAGAACGATCGCGGCGTGTCCTTCACCTTCGGAGCAGATGTGGTCAGTAAATTCCTGAACCGTCACGATCTGGATCTCATCTGTCGCGCGCATCAG GTGGTTGAAGACGGTTACGAGTTCTTCGCCAAACGGCAGCTGGTCACGTTGTTCTCGGCGCCCAATTACTGCGGAGAGTTCGACAACGCTGGAGGAATGATGAGCGTCGACGAGACCCTGATGTGCTCCTTCCAG ATCCTGAAGCCGTCGGAGAAGAAGGCCAAGTATCAGTACGGAGGGATGAACTCCGGGCGACCCGTGACTCCGCCCAGAACGGCCACGCCCCCTAAGAAGCGCTGA
- the LOC113051255 gene encoding leucine rich adaptor protein 1-like translates to MRMKMEDLPDFRDVENKLGRKVPESLIRSFAGEPFRGSETRERTDDLQTLHNKISFLRQQMAHLRSIDVTLMHQLLSINEGIESLRWVLEERGGGASREGSVTDSLCSLSEGAESERGSCSDGLDGISLGSYLDTLGEDDLERSSPADLSDHETFTRSPPRPRVDTDEYYCFG, encoded by the exons atgaggatgaagatggaGGATCTGCCGGACTTCAGAGACGTGGAGAACAAGCTGGGTCGGAAAGTTCCGGAGAGTTTGATTCGTTCATTCGCGGGCGAACCGTTCAGAGGCTCGGAAACCCGCGAGCGAACCGATGATCTACAGACGCTCCACAACAAGATCAGCTTCCTGCGGCAACAGATG GCTCATCTGCGCTCCATCGATGTCACACTGATGCATCAGCTGCTGTCCATCAACGAGGGCATCGAGTCGCTCCGCTGGGTGCTGGAGGAGCGCGGGGGCGGGGCCAGCCGCGAGGGCAGTGTGACGGACAGCTTGTGCAGCCTATCAGAGGGGGCGGAGTCAGAGCGCGGCTCCTGCAGCGACGGACTGGACGGGATCTCGCTGGGCAGTTATCTGGACACGCTCGGAGAGGACGACCTCGAACGCTCCTCGCCCGCTGACCTCTCAGACCACGAGACCTTCACCAGATCTCCTCCACGACCTCGCGTGGACACCGACGAGTACTACTGCTTCGGATAA